One Plasmodium berghei ANKA genome assembly, chromosome: 13 genomic region harbors:
- a CDS encoding proteasome subunit alpha type-1, putative, whose protein sequence is MYRNLYDTDNIIYSPEGRLYQVEYANEATKQGTCAVAIKSKEFVVVCGLKKCISKLSYHQEKLFKIDDYIGVTMSGITSDAKVLTKYMRNECLTHKFLFDENMNIEKLVKKVADKYQKNTQKSSKRAFGVGLIISGYFNEPHIFETKSNGSYFEYEAISFGARSHASKTYLEKNLHLFEESSLDDLVIHCLKALKCSLSSETELNADNTSLAIVGKDKPWEEMPYVELIDYLTKVNSEKRTEDSQENAQNIGN, encoded by the exons AATATGCAAATGAAGCAACAAAACAAGGAACTTGTGCAGTGGCTATAAAATCTAAGGAGTTTGTG GTAGTTTGTGGTTTGAAGAAATGTATTAGTAAACTTTCTTATCATCAAGAAAAGCTATTTAAAATAGATGACTATATAGGTGTAACCATGAGTGGCATAACTTCGGATGCCAAAGTATTGACCAAATATATGAGAAATGAATGCTTAActcataaatttttatttgatgaaaatatgaatatagaaaaattagTTAAAAAAGTAGCAgataaatatcaaaaaaataccCAAAAAAGTAGTAAAAGAGCTTTTGGTGTTGGATTAATAATATCTGGGTATTTTAATGAACcacatatttttgaaaCCAAATCAAATGGATcttattttgaatatgaGGCAATATCCTTTGGTGCGAGATCTCATGCATCAAAAACTTATCTAGAAAAgaatttacatttatttgaGGAATCGTCATTAGATGATTTGGTTATACACTGTTTAAAAGCTTTGAAATGCTCTCTTTCTAGTGAAACCGAACTAAATGCTGATAACACGTCTCTAGCTATTGTTGGAAAGGATAAACCATGGGAAGAAATGCCATATGTCGAATTGATTGATTATTTGACAAAGGTAAATAGTGAAAAAAGGACTGAAGATAGTCAGGAGAATGCTCAAAACATTGGAAACTAA